The Tenebrio molitor chromosome 5, icTenMoli1.1, whole genome shotgun sequence genome segment ATTATCTCCACTGATGAGCGGCTAtgaagtaaactagctaaatcatttgaaattcctacctcaAATTGTAACAAATTCGTGTCTGAATGTGAGATATTGAAAGCTGAAGTGAATAAATAAGGTTTAATCAAGAAACTTGTACATTATTGCAAAACGAACTTACAAAATCTATCCAAACTAAAATGGGTTGACAGACGGATAATTATTTCGTATTTTGTTCACAACGTTGTTTATACTAGTCATAGTCATGGTAACGCTTTGCAAAACGAGCtatattaatttatcagtCTACCCAATCTTCTATCTGGTTTCGtaacatttcttaaataatttgttatgaaggtttgaagaaaaattagtAGGTATACATATGGTATTCGGAGCAAAATTGGTTAGAACtacatttttgctcctcataagtcataatataatatactatttgacAATGACAATGACGTAACGTAAATTACATTGGAACTGGCTGGCGACACAAGTGCATTATTTGAACATTATACGAAGTTGCGGTAACAAAAGTTTGCCGCACCACAAAACCATCAATTATGGCCCCAAAAGTAAGTTTTTTTCTCCTGAACACGGCAGACATGTTTCTTACCAAGTTTCATACCTTTCTCGATCGTTGCTAGTGCAAAATCTATGGTATTTTCCGATTTTCGATAAATTGGAACCCCGTTCGAGGGACGATATCCATCTGTAGTATTTCgagtataatttaaaaattgttttgattatgcgacaagttttttttataaatacactTGTTATATCTTACTGTGTATAATAATGCAAAATAGCATTTCCTGGCacacaatttatttataaaaatagtaaaaactTGGACTTGCCGCTTGATACACGCGTTTGAGACGCTAGAAATGGTTTACAATTCCGGCCACCAGGCGGCGCCACTTGTACCCATGCGCACAGCCTATACAATCGCAAAACACAACTAGCATCTGTCAAAGAAGGCATCATGCCTTTTTCGCTCTATCttctttcatcaaaaagtCAACTGTTTCAAACGgggttagaaaaataattcatcGTCATTAAGTTAAAATGTATCTTTATTTTGCAGGAATAtgatttcttaaaaaaacaaatattatttttgtttttcttttttaaagtacggtcggtggacaaataaaactgggacactttaAATTTAATCTGTGTAAATCAAACCactgaattgtcaatatatttgtcagtgtctgtataatatgtcataccaaagttaacctatttgtgatgataaagccgtaattaaatgatggagatttgtaaattttgtatttatgtgattgtcacttttgtcccagttttatttgcccatcgactgtacatacatTGACATAATTTGCATACAacttggaaaaataaatgtcttatCGAGACTTAATGCCAATTTTTACGCCGTTCAACGATTTGAGAACAGTTTCAGGAGCCAGAATCATTTCGTGTCGAGGAAAAGCTGGAGataattcaaaatttcgtACTATCTTACTGAGTAAACATTTTATCTCTAACATGGCGTATTTTTGTcctaaaataaattacataaagAAATTGTCGCTCTCAATTAGAGAAAAGCATACCAATGCAATTTCGTGGTCCGGCACTAAATGGTATAAAAGCGAATGGTTGTTTACCCTCTACATTGTCAAATCTGCTGGGATCAAATTTCTCAGGATTTGGATAATATTCAGGATTCATATGAATTCCATGTGAAAAAACTATAACTCCTACTCCATTGGGAATAATCTTCCCGTCTAAAAAGGAACGTCAAATATTGCTAATATTTAGAGCTACCTGATCTACCGTATTCTACATCTTGATCTATTCGTCTGCCAAAGAGTGGAACTGGTGAATACAAACGCAAGCCTTCCTTGATAACGTTTTCTAAGTATTTCATCTCTTGGAGGTTTGTATACGTGACTTTGGGACACTTTTCTCCACCAAAAATTTGTTCCTGTTCTTCCAGCACTTTGTCctaaaacataaaatataaCGATACTTGAGTAAGAATACACACAAGAAAACTGTTTTGTACCTGAACGTCTTTATTTTGACCTAAGCAATATAGTATAAAACTTGTGGCTGTTGCTGTGGTGTCATGTCCctaaaaacataaattaaatatttacttttatttaatatgATATATTTATATACCCCAAACATAAAAGTATCTACTTCTTCCCTGATTTCTTCATCAGACAAAGATTGACCATCAACTGTAGCTTCGAGTATCAAGTCCAGAAaaactttcttctttttccttCCCAAATCGTCCACATCACTATAATTTCCTTCTTTACGTGTCTCTTCCAATTCCTTACGTTTTGAATTAATTACGCTTTTGGTATAACCATGGAGAACTTCCACAGATTTCTTTTGAATTTCATAATCTTTGGTAAAACGAAAAATGGAATCGTAACGCTTTAGTATCGACGTTGTCctagccaaaaaaattctgcacATTTCTTTAACGCTGTGGAAGTACAAAGAGGTTTCACTATTTTGGACATCTACTTTAGTACCCATGGCAGTTTCTAGAACCAGTAGAAGTTTGAAAGTtagttcatttaaaaaatatttgatgtaCCACAGATTACATCGAGAGTACATCGGGTTACGTAGGGATAGATATCTACACTCTTCTCTCCACTTTctttagataatttttgaatcaataTATTGCCAGCGCTCTCAAAGATGTCGACAAAttgttccaaaattttgaaatggaaAGCGGGTGTTATGAGTCTTCGATGCGTCTTCCATTTTGGCCCGCCTTAACCCAAGAACTAAGTAAACAAAATGCTAAGTTTCCCTTTTAGAACTTACCATTGGCAGTCACTAGTCCGGTGCCAATCCACGGTTCcaagaatttcaaattaatagatTTTGTCAGGAGTTTATTGTGGGACAGTAAAAACTCTAGAAATTTGTAATCGGAAGCCAGCAGCACGTGTCCGATTGGTCCA includes the following:
- the LOC138132148 gene encoding cytochrome P450 4c3-like; the encoded protein is MNFSTELIFALATILLIPIYYYFTKLRRIEKFFENFPNPPTVPILGNARDFRSGPAFFKSIHEYTRKYGNMVHIKIGPIGHVLLASDYKFLEFLLSHNKLLTKSINLKFLEPWIGTGLVTANGGPKWKTHRRLITPAFHFKILEQFVDIFESAGNILIQKLSKESGEKSVDIYPYVTRCTLDVICETAMGTKVDVQNSETSLYFHSVKEMCRIFLARTTSILKRYDSIFRFTKDYEIQKKSVEVLHGYTKSVINSKRKELEETRKEGNYSDVDDLGRKKKKVFLDLILEATVDGQSLSDEEIREEVDTFMFGGHDTTATATSFILYCLGQNKDVQDKVLEEQEQIFGGEKCPKVTYTNLQEMKYLENVIKEGLRLYSPVPLFGRRIDQDVEYDGKIIPNGVGVIVFSHGIHMNPEYYPNPEKFDPSRFDNVEGKQPFAFIPFSAGPRNCIGQKYAMLEIKCLLSKIVRNFELSPAFPRHEMILAPETVLKSLNGVKIGIKSR